From a region of the Fischerella sp. JS2 genome:
- a CDS encoding YdcF family protein, with amino-acid sequence MPYYKIKRKWLSLVLLALLSAFLLGITSTALSIYLYGSRSDNIKADAAIVLGAAVWGEEPSPVFRERINHAIDLYKNRDVHTIIFTGGVGESNEPAEGIVGKNYAVAQGVKASDILVETQSRTTYQNLKNAQSVAAAYPLTKFLIVSDPLHMKRSVLMAKDLGMDAYSSPTPTTRYQSFNAQVTFLMRETYFYLVYLALKI; translated from the coding sequence ATGCCTTATTATAAAATCAAACGAAAATGGCTATCTCTGGTTTTACTTGCTCTGCTATCTGCATTCCTGTTGGGAATCACATCTACAGCATTGAGTATCTATCTGTATGGTAGTAGGAGCGATAACATCAAAGCAGATGCAGCAATAGTGTTAGGAGCAGCTGTTTGGGGAGAAGAACCTTCGCCTGTTTTTCGAGAACGAATTAACCACGCCATTGATCTCTATAAAAACAGAGATGTTCATACCATCATTTTTACGGGTGGAGTTGGCGAAAGCAATGAACCAGCTGAAGGCATTGTTGGTAAAAATTACGCTGTAGCGCAGGGTGTAAAAGCGTCTGACATTCTCGTTGAAACTCAATCTCGCACAACTTACCAGAATCTCAAAAATGCTCAGTCGGTAGCTGCTGCTTATCCATTGACCAAGTTTCTCATTGTCAGTGACCCGCTACACATGAAGCGTTCTGTGTTGATGGCGAAAGATTTAGGAATGGATGCGTATTCATCCCCTACACCTACTACTCGCTATCAAAGTTTCAACGCTCAGGTAACGTTTCTGATGCGAGAAACTTATTTTTATTTAGTTTACTTGGCGTTAAAAATTTAA
- a CDS encoding HEAT repeat domain-containing protein, whose product MGDFRNRDRHWCIHLANAPTYLPTPMIKSLHSKFPIRVRWNAMISQATVGLLCLSSPLLITTASWAQQANGQDIRVTVPLNGNSQPSANLGAGAVPVLIQVLQGKQAPAGFDASSAIPVLIQGLQGNNPQIRSDAAAAVPGIIQTLQNQNPQLQQQVQQLAQPNAQPQVQPQAQVNAQPKIQSNTGRCFVSNPTSVVPALIGGLQDKDELVRFFAGATLGCLGDQAKGAAPALLTSLTDPNQAVRLVAAFALDRIGVGIQQAAKNLSAGQLNQLVSSFSSSLGFLADPLVKLPQNVVNSLFNPLQTSQPVQQSVQQPVQQSVQQPVQQPVQQPVQQPR is encoded by the coding sequence TTGGGTGATTTTCGTAATCGCGATCGTCACTGGTGTATTCATCTTGCAAATGCACCTACTTACCTACCTACACCCATGATTAAATCTCTTCATTCAAAATTCCCGATACGAGTTCGTTGGAATGCGATGATCTCCCAAGCAACAGTTGGCTTATTGTGCTTGTCTTCACCGTTATTGATCACCACCGCTAGCTGGGCGCAGCAGGCGAATGGACAAGATATTAGAGTAACTGTACCCCTCAACGGTAATTCTCAACCTAGTGCTAATCTTGGTGCTGGGGCTGTACCAGTTCTAATTCAGGTGTTACAAGGTAAACAAGCACCAGCAGGTTTTGATGCAAGTTCTGCAATACCTGTTTTAATTCAAGGATTACAGGGCAATAATCCACAAATACGCTCAGATGCTGCTGCTGCGGTTCCCGGTATAATTCAGACCTTACAAAATCAAAATCCACAATTACAACAGCAGGTGCAACAACTAGCTCAACCAAATGCCCAACCACAGGTTCAACCACAGGCTCAAGTGAATGCTCAACCTAAAATCCAATCAAATACAGGTAGATGTTTTGTGTCAAATCCAACATCTGTTGTACCTGCACTGATTGGAGGTTTGCAAGATAAAGACGAACTGGTTCGCTTTTTTGCTGGTGCAACTCTTGGCTGTCTTGGGGATCAAGCTAAAGGTGCAGCTCCTGCCCTACTTACCAGTTTGACAGATCCCAATCAAGCTGTGCGCTTAGTTGCTGCCTTCGCTTTGGATAGAATCGGTGTTGGTATTCAGCAAGCAGCTAAAAATTTATCTGCTGGACAATTAAATCAATTGGTATCTTCCTTTAGCTCTAGCCTTGGTTTTTTAGCTGACCCATTAGTTAAGTTACCCCAGAATGTGGTTAACTCTTTATTCAATCCTTTACAAACTTCTCAACCAGTTCAGCAATCAGTTC
- a CDS encoding tetratricopeptide repeat protein: protein MRLRLSGQVLTGVVGFCGIAILTLTASVVPANAKQITSLSTIERTTTTKADDFYNQGVNKYNQGDLEGAIAAFSAAIGLDPNDAIAYVNRGYTRYDLGDKQGAIKDFTAAIRLNPRDPVAYVNRGYSRYDLGDSQSAIQDYNRAINLDPNYALAYYNRGLARNDLGDKKGAIEDHNIAIRLNPNDALAYVGRGNVRDEQGDHKGAIEDYNQALRLNPNEAFAYYNRGVTRYNQADSFGAIKDFEKAADLFLQQGNTTQYQQVLELITKIEQQTGENLVSI from the coding sequence ATGAGACTAAGATTATCAGGTCAAGTATTGACAGGGGTTGTAGGGTTCTGTGGAATTGCTATATTGACTTTGACCGCATCTGTAGTACCCGCTAATGCTAAACAGATAACCAGCCTTTCCACAATAGAGCGAACTACAACCACTAAAGCCGATGACTTCTACAATCAGGGAGTCAATAAGTATAATCAAGGAGATTTAGAAGGTGCGATCGCAGCTTTTTCCGCAGCCATTGGACTTGATCCCAATGATGCGATCGCTTATGTGAACCGGGGCTATACCCGTTATGATTTAGGAGACAAACAAGGAGCAATCAAGGACTTTACCGCAGCAATTCGCCTCAACCCTCGTGATCCTGTTGCTTACGTCAATCGCGGATATAGCCGTTATGACTTGGGAGACAGCCAAAGTGCCATACAGGACTATAACAGAGCTATTAATCTTGATCCTAATTATGCTCTTGCCTACTACAACCGAGGTCTTGCCCGCAATGATTTAGGAGACAAAAAAGGAGCAATAGAAGACCATAACATAGCAATTCGTCTTAACCCAAATGATGCCCTTGCCTATGTGGGTCGAGGGAATGTCCGTGATGAACAAGGAGATCACAAGGGAGCAATAGAAGACTATAACCAAGCACTGCGCCTTAATCCCAACGAAGCTTTTGCTTATTACAACCGGGGTGTAACTCGTTATAACCAAGCAGACTCCTTTGGGGCAATAAAAGACTTTGAAAAGGCCGCAGATCTATTTTTACAACAAGGAAATACTACACAGTATCAACAAGTTTTAGAATTGATTACTAAAATTGAGCAGCAGACAGGGGAAAACTTGGTTTCTATTTGA